A portion of the Paenibacillus hamazuiensis genome contains these proteins:
- the pelG gene encoding exopolysaccharide Pel transporter PelG, whose protein sequence is MAGIGFKLPTAPHEENDFRPSAQTGPRTWLPAVLLWLVSMGAAALLHRLIGGIDLKATILSYLTVIPAALFIIFPFKSRVYGKYIRMYGTLVSGGTLDMIGQAKAQLAQTVLRETLRLVIVQGALTAIALLASDTWPGWIRQPGVVSASLRLYAPEAAINVMLLLCILVMHLFRDRRGALAAAIVFIVLHAGISAIPLAFGRHGFDIGGWSASLLAVIWSGSKLWAYLKRIERHILFMADAGRR, encoded by the coding sequence ATGGCAGGCATCGGCTTTAAGCTGCCCACCGCACCGCACGAAGAAAATGACTTCCGGCCGTCGGCCCAAACCGGGCCGCGAACATGGCTCCCGGCTGTTCTGCTGTGGCTCGTCTCCATGGGTGCGGCTGCACTTCTTCATCGCCTGATCGGCGGCATCGATCTTAAAGCGACAATTCTTTCGTATTTGACGGTCATCCCCGCGGCACTGTTCATCATCTTTCCTTTCAAATCGCGAGTATACGGCAAATACATCCGGATGTACGGCACGCTTGTAAGCGGAGGGACACTGGACATGATCGGGCAAGCCAAAGCGCAGCTCGCCCAAACCGTACTCCGTGAAACGCTCCGTCTTGTCATCGTGCAGGGCGCACTCACGGCCATTGCCCTGCTCGCAAGCGATACTTGGCCCGGTTGGATACGCCAACCGGGAGTCGTCTCCGCATCGTTGCGGCTGTACGCGCCCGAAGCCGCGATCAATGTGATGCTGCTGTTATGCATTCTTGTCATGCATTTGTTCCGGGATCGCCGGGGTGCTCTCGCCGCTGCGATCGTCTTTATCGTTCTGCATGCAGGAATATCCGCCATCCCGCTGGCGTTCGGCCGCCATGGCTTTGATATCGGCGGCTGGAGCGCGTCGCTGCTCGCGGTTATTTGGAGCGGAAGCAAGCTGTGGGCTTACCTGAAGCGCATCGAGAGGCATATTCTTTTCATGGCGGATGCCGGCCGCCGATGA
- the pelF gene encoding GT4 family glycosyltransferase PelF, which translates to MKIILIAEGSYPYVFGGVAGWMQTLISAMEEHEFEVVAISASRREKRPVRYELPPNLTRIHDVYMDDVLELPREKKPRLGKQEEKLILDWFDMQPGSERALPLIADRAKLGSPHAFLKSDPLWELLVRSYRREAPHDSFSAYFQAWRSMYVPALFLLRQTYPAGDMYHAVSTGYAGLIAASLCLKHGTPFILTEHGLYAEEREQEILQADGMESAIKARWISYFYYLAQCAYNTADKTVALHDAARRNQLRLGLPPDRSLVIPNGIRYDTYSGPPRGTDLPGKAFVFGALARVVPVKDIKTLLHAAKMASREIPDMQLWIMGPADEDRAYYDDCVKLAADLQIGRLVQFMGRVQPEDVLTRVDALVLSSVSEGQPLAVLEGMAAGIPWICTDVGACRELLEGADADTAGAAGFIVPPADPAAIAEKMILLYRSPDLRLRLGQAGRTRVRTHYRLDRSIDAYRRLYREVAADGRHRL; encoded by the coding sequence ATGAAAATCATCCTGATTGCAGAGGGAAGTTACCCGTACGTGTTCGGCGGCGTGGCCGGCTGGATGCAGACGCTCATATCGGCAATGGAGGAGCATGAATTCGAGGTCGTCGCCATCTCTGCTTCCCGCCGGGAGAAGAGGCCTGTCCGGTACGAGCTTCCGCCGAACTTGACCCGGATTCACGACGTGTATATGGACGACGTTTTGGAGCTCCCGCGCGAAAAAAAACCTCGGCTCGGCAAGCAGGAGGAGAAGCTGATTCTGGATTGGTTCGACATGCAGCCCGGTTCGGAACGGGCGCTGCCGCTGATCGCGGACCGTGCCAAGCTCGGCAGTCCGCACGCATTCCTGAAAAGCGACCCGCTTTGGGAGCTGCTTGTCCGCTCTTACCGCCGCGAAGCGCCGCACGATTCGTTCAGCGCCTATTTCCAGGCGTGGCGGTCCATGTACGTCCCCGCGCTGTTCCTGCTGCGGCAAACGTACCCGGCCGGCGATATGTACCACGCGGTGTCGACCGGTTATGCCGGACTGATCGCCGCAAGCCTTTGCCTGAAGCACGGCACTCCGTTTATTTTGACGGAGCACGGTCTGTACGCCGAGGAGCGGGAGCAGGAGATTTTACAGGCGGACGGGATGGAGAGCGCGATTAAAGCCAGATGGATTTCATACTTCTACTATTTGGCCCAATGCGCTTACAACACGGCCGACAAAACCGTCGCATTGCATGACGCTGCCCGCCGCAATCAGCTGCGGCTCGGCCTCCCCCCGGACAGATCGCTCGTCATCCCGAACGGCATCCGCTATGACACATACTCCGGGCCGCCGCGCGGAACGGATTTACCCGGCAAGGCGTTTGTGTTCGGCGCGCTGGCCCGGGTCGTTCCCGTGAAGGATATAAAAACGCTGCTGCATGCGGCAAAGATGGCCAGTCGGGAAATCCCGGACATGCAGCTGTGGATCATGGGCCCGGCCGACGAGGACCGGGCTTATTACGACGATTGCGTAAAGCTCGCCGCCGACCTGCAAATCGGCCGCTTGGTTCAATTCATGGGCCGGGTGCAGCCCGAGGATGTCCTTACCCGGGTGGACGCGCTTGTGCTGAGCAGCGTCAGCGAAGGCCAGCCGCTTGCGGTGCTGGAAGGGATGGCCGCCGGCATCCCGTGGATTTGCACCGACGTCGGCGCATGCCGCGAGCTGCTCGAAGGCGCTGATGCGGACACCGCAGGCGCGGCGGGGTTTATCGTGCCGCCGGCCGATCCGGCCGCGATCGCGGAGAAGATGATCCTGCTGTATCGCAGCCCCGATCTGCGCCTGCGTTTGGGACAAGCCGGCAGAACGCGGGTCCGGACGCATTATCGCCTGGACCGATCGATCGACGCCTACCGCAGGCTTTACCGGGAGGTGGCCGCTGATGGCAGGCATCGGCTTTAA
- a CDS encoding endo alpha-1,4 polygalactosaminidase, with protein sequence MNIVGEISVILLVVSCAWLGFRRKIRRRERFAQVKSYTIFYGYPTEDAMHELKKKDLAIIEPSMYSNEQVQALHAAETIAIGYLSVMEAPAWNRYRQERLQPDHYLTVSGAPVYFPKWDSYLMDLRCSSYRRLLLEEIRSHIATKGFDGIFLDTVGDIDDHVADPKLKHELCKAYAELLRDISREYPHLALIQNRGFASLDAAAPYICGFLWEDWRGALVRDPWVKPRLKRLTEEQANGLTVFTVSAGMEAINAKAAGQRKFIHLDAPDGYDRRVH encoded by the coding sequence ATGAACATAGTCGGAGAAATATCGGTTATTTTGCTTGTCGTATCTTGTGCATGGCTCGGTTTTCGGCGAAAAATTCGCCGCCGGGAGCGGTTCGCGCAGGTGAAGAGCTACACGATTTTTTACGGGTACCCCACAGAAGACGCGATGCACGAGCTGAAAAAGAAAGATCTCGCCATCATCGAGCCCTCGATGTATTCGAACGAGCAGGTGCAGGCTCTGCATGCAGCCGAAACGATCGCCATCGGCTACCTCAGCGTGATGGAGGCGCCCGCCTGGAACCGGTACCGGCAGGAGCGGCTGCAGCCGGATCATTACTTGACGGTCAGCGGGGCTCCGGTTTATTTTCCGAAATGGGATTCCTATTTGATGGATCTTCGGTGCAGCTCCTATCGCCGGCTGCTTCTCGAGGAGATTCGCTCCCACATCGCGACCAAAGGTTTTGACGGCATATTCCTCGATACGGTCGGCGATATCGACGATCACGTTGCCGACCCCAAGCTGAAGCACGAGCTGTGTAAGGCCTACGCGGAGCTGCTGCGGGATATTTCCCGCGAATATCCGCACCTGGCGCTGATCCAAAATCGCGGCTTCGCGTCGCTGGATGCGGCGGCGCCATATATCTGCGGCTTTTTGTGGGAGGATTGGCGGGGCGCTCTGGTCCGCGATCCGTGGGTGAAGCCCCGGCTCAAGCGGCTGACCGAGGAGCAGGCGAATGGCCTCACGGTGTTCACCGTCTCGGCCGGCATGGAAGCGATTAACGCCAAGGCGGCCGGACAGCGGAAGTTCATTCATCTGGACGCACCGGATGGCTATGACCGGCGGGTGCATTGA
- a CDS encoding YhcH/YjgK/YiaL family protein, producing the protein MIFGDLKAWEQEKHLYPAAVRRGLEFLQSRDWESVEKGKYPIEGDLMFALVQELDTEPLAQRKPESHITHTDIQFLIRGEEKIGVCRWSPELVVAENRLETDDYALYDSVAGESELVLQPGQFAVFFPWDVHRPCCQVKESMPIKKVVVKIHKQLWQE; encoded by the coding sequence ATGATTTTTGGAGACCTGAAGGCATGGGAGCAGGAAAAGCATTTATACCCGGCAGCGGTGCGGCGCGGGCTTGAGTTTTTGCAGAGCCGCGATTGGGAGTCTGTGGAGAAAGGAAAGTATCCGATTGAAGGCGACCTGATGTTTGCCCTGGTGCAGGAGCTGGATACGGAGCCGCTTGCGCAAAGGAAACCGGAGTCGCATATTACACATACGGACATTCAATTTCTCATCCGCGGCGAGGAGAAAATCGGCGTATGCCGCTGGTCCCCGGAGCTCGTCGTAGCGGAGAACCGGCTGGAGACGGACGACTATGCTTTGTACGACAGCGTTGCCGGAGAGTCCGAGCTCGTTTTGCAGCCCGGTCAATTCGCGGTGTTTTTCCCGTGGGATGTGCATCGTCCGTGCTGTCAGGTAAAGGAAAGCATGCCGATCAAAAAGGTGGTCGTCAAAATTCACAAGCAATTGTGGCAGGAGTAA